A genome region from Lucilia cuprina isolate Lc7/37 chromosome 3, ASM2204524v1, whole genome shotgun sequence includes the following:
- the LOC111691118 gene encoding pickpocket protein 11, which translates to MFIVMGVTFATYVCFTTLISFLSDPTVTALDTQKYTVYSVPFPSVAVCSNNKFSRKAIRSYALDITLRSSDYNTPEYWEHKLQQLSGLLNTDSIDFDEALKLHTDLESIFGEPFNTRKIIKMLTPKCEDLIVKCFWAGAAIDCREKFQLMAFGDGACCVFNYQYKKNPESLYYPNSTGPEMGLTLILNSTTSDYFYAEDSTIGFNIKLFGTQRIPDVSMGEMEEFHVCPGEDVDVKLTLVSQHTVEDARAHSVRKRGCYFPYEHKEAAFDKSECLLKCKIRSIESLCNCIPFYASKDDIDSKKVDELKEQCTLANSECLERYRVTWQTYYPVNVDIKSHLKELLSDSLTCSDCFPLCSYNRYYYRKYVNRLRHTFRQHINQKYLGSITKLPRELSLVKIFYPSDIAIRYQKNVLYNWYQILSNIGGVIGICMGCSLISGIEIIYFGCYRLVERYLKLKNRKK; encoded by the exons atgtTCATCGTAATGGGTGTTACTTTTGCTACTTATGTTTGTTTCACTACTTTGATATCTTTTCTCAGTGATCCTACGGTTACCGCTTTGGATACTCAAAAATATACGGTGTATAGTGTGCCATTTCCTTCGGTGGCTGTGTGCAGTAATAATAAGTTTAGTCGTAAGGCTATTCGTAGTTATGCTTTGGATAT CACATTACGCAGTTCGGATTATAATACTCCAGAATATTGGGAGCATAAGTTACAACAGTTATCGGGTCTTTTGAATACAGATTCTATAGATTTTGATGAAGCCTTAAAGTTACACACTGATTTGGAGAGCATATTTGGGGAACCCTTCAATACTCGAAAGATTATCAAAATGTTGACACCAAAATGTGAAGATTtaattgtgaaatgtttttggGCCGGTGCAGCTATCGATTGTCGAGAAAAATTCCAGTTAATGGCCTTTGGAGATGGAGCCTGTTGTGTATTCAACTATCAATACAAAAA AAATCCCGAATCTTTATACTATCCCAATTCTACGGGTCCCGAAATGGGCTTAACACTCATCCTTAACTCTACCACTTCAGATTATTTTTATGCTGAAGATAGTACAAttggttttaatattaaactatttGGTACACAACGTATACCTGATGTTTCAATGGGAGAAATGGAAGAATTTCATGTTTGTCCAGGAGAAGATGTTGATGTAAAATTGACATTAGTTTCCCAGCACACCGTAGAAGATGCCCGTGCTCATAGTGTTCGAAAAAGAGGATGTTACTTTCCCTATGAACATAAAGAGGCGGCCTTTGATAAATCGGAATGTTTGTTAAAGTGTAAAATACGCAGTATAGAATCGTTGTGCAATTGTATACCGTTTTATGCCTCCAAAGATGATATTGATTCTAAGAAAGTGGATGAGCTTAAGGAGCAGTGTACTCTAGCTAATTCGGAATGTTTGGAACGTTATAGAG TTACTTGGCAAACTTATTACCCGGTAAATGTCGATATAAAATCTCATTTAAAGGAATTGCTTTCGGATTCTTTAACCTGTTCCGATTGCTTTCCATTGTGTTCTTATAATCGTTATTATTATCGTAAATATGTTAATCGATTAAGACATACCTTTAGGCAGCATATTAATCAGAAATATTT AGGTTCTATAACTAAACTACCACGCGAATTGAGTCTTGTTAAAATCTTTTATCCTTCTGATATAGCCATCAGATATCAGAAGAATGTTCTTTATAATtggtatcaaattttat cCAATATTGGTGGTGTTATTGGTATTTGTATGGGCTGTTCCCTTATAAGTGGCATTGAGATAATATATTTTGGTTGTTATCGTTTGGTGGAGAGgtatttgaaattaaagaatcgtaagaaataa
- the LOC111691136 gene encoding partitioning defective 6 homolog gamma, giving the protein MSKNKFHTLPNADTHIVEVKSKFDAEFRRFGLKRTEEPPSFENFNALVKQLHGLANLPFLIRYIDPRDHELLPINNDDNFGRALKTAQPILRIIIQREEDIEYGLPKLQRGNFNLIGMLSQTPNKTRAPPISMPQDFRQVSAIIDVDIVPETHRRVRLLKHGSDKPLGFYIRDGTSVRVTPNGLEKQPGIFISRLVPGGLAESTGLLAVNDEVIEVNGIEVAGKTLDQVTDMMVANSSNLIITFKPANQRTLSSPRRGSFSRTSQLSSGSHHTNHTNTSDELEQDDQDEIVDLTGVTLDDNTGSGGGGSSANGDGVLHL; this is encoded by the exons atgtcgaaaaataaatttcatacattaccAAATGCAGATACACATATCGTGGAAGTGAAATCAAAG TTCGACGCTGAATTCCGACGATTTGGACTTAAACGTACCGAAGAACCaccaagttttgaaaattttaatgctCTCGTCAAACAACTACACGGTCTCGCCAATTTACCCTTTCTAATACGTTACATCGATCCACGCGATCACGAGCTGTTACCCATTAACAACGATGACAATTTCGGCAGAGCTCTCAAGACAGCCCAACCTATATTGCGCATCATCATACAACGTGAAGAGGACATCGAATATGGACTACCAAAACTACAACGCggtaatttcaatttaattggcATGCTGAGTCAGACGCCGAACAAAACGAGAGCACCACCAATTTCAATGCCACAAGATTTTCGTCAGGTATCGGCTATTATTGATGTTGATATTGTACCAGAAACACACAGACGTGTACGTTTGCTAAAACATGGCAGTGATAAGCCATTGGGTTTCTATATACGTGATGGTACTTCGGTTCGTGTGACGCCCAATGGTTTGGAAAAACAACCGGGTATATTTATATCACGTTTAGTGCCGGGTGGTTTGGCGGAGAGTACTGGTTTATTGGCCGTCAATGATGAGGTTATAGAAGTTAATGGTATTGAAGTGGCAGGAAAGACATTAGATCAG gTTACCGACATGATGGTGGCCAATAGCTCAAATCTTATTATCACCTTTAAACCGGCCAATCAACGTACCTTATCCTCTCCGCGTCGTGGTTCCTTTTCACGtactagtcaattgtctagtgGTTCGCATCACACTAATCATACCAACACATCCGATGAATTGGAACAAGATGATCAAGATGAGATTGTAGACTTAACCGGCGTAACATTAGATGATAATACCGGTAGCGGTGGTGGCGGCAGTAGTGCTAACGGTGATGGTGTCTTACATCTTTGA